One genomic region from Pseudoduganella dura encodes:
- a CDS encoding ribonucleoside-diphosphate reductase subunit alpha: MQSNQDITTSPAQQPQDAVPASATQPSGLTTAAAMGDYRIIRRNGAVVAFEPSKINVAMTKAFLAVQGGPGAASARIRDLAEQLTNNVVNALVRRQPSGGTFHIEDVQDQVELALMRSGEHDVAKAYVLYRAKQMEERRAKKAASGATDVAEPQLHVTDNGQRRLLVVQEVRDLVDAACSGLEKHVDADAIVAETFKNLYDGVPVEELYKSAILAARALMEKDPAYTQVTARILLHVIRREVFGKETPQAQAAAAYVDYFPQYIAKGISAELLDPKLAEFDLAKLAKALVADRDLQFGYIGLQTLYDRYFLHIRDVRIEMPQAFYMRVAMGLSLNEENREARAIEFYNLLSSFDFMSSTPTLFNSGTLRSQLSSCYLTTVSDDLEGIYDAIKENALLAKFAGGLGNDWTPVRALGAHIKGTNGKSQGVVPFLKVVNDTAVAVNQGGKRKGAVCAYLETWHMDIEEFLDLRKNTGDDRRRTHDMNTANWIPDLFMKRVMEKGDWTLFSPSETPDLHDKVGKAFEEAYLGYEAAAARGEIRVFKKIASMDLWRKMLSMLFETGHPWITFKDPCNIRSPQQHVGVVHSSNLCTEITLNTGPDEIAVCNLGSVNMPAHMKEGKLDHVKLQKTIRTAMRMLDNVIDINYYAVDKARNANMRHRPVGMGVMGFQDCLHMMRIPYASQEAVNFADTSMEAVCYYAYYASTELAEERGHYASYKGSLWDRGILPQDSIALLAEERGGYLEQDTSSSMDWTPLRERIKQFGMRNSNCVAIAPTATISNIIGVSACIEPTFQNLYVKSNLSGEFTEINSYLVRDLKARDLWDEVMIADLKYFDGSLSKIDRVPQDLRDIYATAFEVSPSWLVEAASRRQKWIDQAQSLNIYMAGASGKKLDETYKLAWLRGLKTTYYLRTIAASHMEKSTSKTGALNAVAPAAIGSTAGAAQQSAAPAVPTHTAPTTVQEVEEGAACYLRPGDAGFEECEACQ, encoded by the coding sequence ATGCAATCGAACCAAGACATCACCACCTCCCCGGCACAGCAGCCACAAGATGCCGTGCCGGCGTCCGCAACGCAACCGAGCGGCCTGACCACGGCCGCGGCCATGGGCGACTACCGCATCATCCGCCGCAACGGCGCCGTCGTCGCCTTCGAGCCGTCGAAGATCAATGTCGCGATGACCAAGGCCTTCCTGGCCGTGCAGGGCGGCCCAGGCGCCGCCTCGGCGCGCATCCGCGACCTGGCCGAGCAGCTGACGAACAACGTGGTGAATGCCCTGGTGCGCCGCCAGCCCTCCGGCGGCACGTTCCATATCGAAGACGTGCAGGACCAGGTGGAACTGGCGCTGATGCGCTCCGGCGAGCACGACGTGGCCAAGGCCTACGTGCTGTACCGCGCCAAGCAGATGGAAGAGCGCCGCGCCAAGAAGGCCGCTTCCGGCGCCACCGACGTGGCCGAGCCGCAGCTGCACGTGACCGACAACGGCCAGCGCCGCCTGCTGGTGGTGCAGGAAGTGCGCGACCTGGTCGATGCCGCCTGCTCCGGCCTGGAAAAGCACGTGGATGCCGATGCGATCGTCGCCGAGACGTTCAAGAACCTGTATGACGGCGTGCCCGTCGAAGAGCTGTACAAGTCCGCCATCCTGGCTGCCCGCGCGCTGATGGAAAAGGACCCGGCCTACACGCAGGTCACCGCCCGCATCCTGCTGCACGTGATCCGCCGCGAAGTGTTCGGCAAGGAAACCCCGCAGGCACAGGCCGCCGCGGCCTATGTCGACTATTTCCCGCAATATATCGCCAAGGGCATCAGCGCCGAGCTGCTCGATCCGAAGCTGGCCGAGTTCGACCTGGCCAAGCTGGCCAAGGCCCTGGTGGCCGACCGCGACCTGCAGTTCGGCTACATCGGCCTGCAGACGCTGTACGACCGCTACTTCCTGCACATCCGCGACGTCCGCATCGAAATGCCGCAGGCGTTCTACATGCGCGTGGCGATGGGCCTGTCGCTGAACGAAGAGAACCGCGAAGCCCGCGCGATCGAGTTCTACAACCTGCTGTCGTCGTTCGACTTCATGTCGTCGACGCCGACGCTGTTCAACTCGGGCACGCTGCGCTCGCAGCTGTCGTCGTGCTACCTGACCACCGTGTCCGACGACCTGGAAGGCATCTACGACGCCATCAAGGAAAACGCGCTGCTGGCGAAATTCGCCGGCGGCCTGGGCAACGACTGGACGCCGGTGCGCGCACTGGGCGCCCACATCAAGGGCACCAACGGCAAATCGCAGGGCGTGGTGCCGTTCCTGAAAGTAGTCAACGACACGGCCGTGGCCGTGAACCAGGGCGGCAAGCGCAAGGGCGCCGTGTGCGCCTACCTGGAAACCTGGCACATGGACATCGAGGAATTCCTCGACCTGCGCAAGAACACCGGCGACGACCGCCGCCGCACGCACGACATGAACACGGCGAACTGGATTCCCGACCTGTTCATGAAGCGCGTGATGGAAAAGGGCGACTGGACGCTGTTCTCGCCGTCCGAAACGCCGGACCTGCACGATAAAGTCGGCAAGGCGTTCGAAGAAGCCTACCTCGGCTATGAAGCCGCGGCGGCGCGCGGCGAAATCCGCGTGTTCAAGAAGATCGCCTCGATGGACCTGTGGCGCAAGATGCTGTCGATGCTGTTCGAGACCGGCCACCCGTGGATCACGTTCAAGGATCCATGCAACATCCGCTCGCCGCAGCAGCACGTGGGCGTGGTGCACAGCTCGAACCTGTGCACCGAGATCACGCTGAACACCGGCCCGGACGAGATCGCCGTCTGCAACCTGGGTTCCGTGAACATGCCGGCGCACATGAAAGAAGGCAAGCTCGATCATGTAAAACTGCAGAAGACGATCCGCACCGCGATGCGCATGCTGGACAACGTCATCGACATCAACTACTACGCCGTCGACAAGGCGCGCAACGCGAACATGCGCCACCGCCCGGTGGGCATGGGCGTAATGGGCTTCCAGGACTGCCTGCACATGATGCGCATTCCTTACGCCTCGCAGGAAGCGGTGAACTTTGCCGACACGTCGATGGAAGCGGTGTGCTACTACGCCTACTACGCGTCGACCGAGCTGGCCGAAGAGCGCGGCCACTATGCGTCGTACAAGGGTTCGCTGTGGGACCGCGGCATCCTGCCGCAGGATTCGATCGCGCTGCTGGCCGAAGAGCGCGGCGGCTACCTGGAGCAGGATACCTCGTCGTCGATGGACTGGACCCCGCTGCGCGAACGCATCAAGCAGTTCGGCATGCGCAATTCGAACTGCGTGGCGATCGCGCCGACCGCGACCATTTCGAACATCATCGGCGTATCGGCCTGCATCGAGCCGACGTTCCAGAACCTGTACGTGAAGTCGAACCTGTCGGGCGAATTCACCGAGATCAATTCCTACCTGGTGCGCGACCTGAAGGCGCGTGACCTGTGGGACGAGGTGATGATCGCCGATCTGAAGTACTTCGACGGTTCGCTGAGCAAGATCGACCGCGTGCCGCAGGACCTGCGCGACATCTACGCCACGGCGTTCGAAGTCTCGCCGAGCTGGCTGGTGGAAGCCGCGTCGCGCCGCCAGAAGTGGATCGACCAGGCCCAGTCGCTGAACATCTACATGGCCGGTGCTTCCGGCAAGAAGCTGGACGAGACGTACAAGCTGGCCTGGCTGCGCGGCCTGAAGACCACGTACTACCTGCGCACGATCGCCGCCTCGCACATGGAGAAATCCACGTCGAAGACCGGCGCGCTGAACGCCGTGGCGCCGGCCGCCATCGGTTCGACCGCCGGTGCAGCCCAGCAGTCCGCCGCGCCGGCCGTGCCGACCCACACCGCGCCGACCACGGTGCAGGAAGTGGAAGAAGGCGCCGCCTGCTACCTGCGTCCCGGCGACGCCGGTTTCGAGGAATGCGAAGCTTGCCAATAA
- a CDS encoding PP0621 family protein, with the protein MTRVLFWLALAVLVYFAIRSKLKQSQRRQQPPPQPPQPSSSVRQVAPPEAMLCCAQCGVYFPASENVPANGRDYCSPAHAPLK; encoded by the coding sequence ATGACACGTGTTCTGTTCTGGCTGGCGCTTGCGGTGCTGGTGTATTTCGCCATCCGTTCCAAGCTGAAGCAGTCGCAGCGCCGGCAACAGCCGCCGCCGCAGCCACCGCAGCCATCCTCGTCGGTGCGGCAGGTGGCTCCGCCCGAAGCCATGCTGTGCTGCGCACAGTGCGGCGTGTATTTCCCGGCATCGGAAAACGTGCCCGCGAACGGGCGGGATTATTGCAGCCCCGCCCATGCGCCGCTGAAATGA
- a CDS encoding ABC transporter ATP-binding protein has translation MGRDTDDAHITIAGVSKVFATGGREVVALKDIDLAIPRGQFVCLLGPSGCGKSTLLNAVAGFAPPSSGLIRADGQLVVAPGPERGMVFQEYALFPWMTVEDNVAFGLEIKGQPKERIRATVDKLLAMLSLSDFRQRYPKDLSGGMRQRVAIARVLALDSPIMLMDEPFGALDALTRRNLQDELLRIWFELKKTIIFVTHSIEEAIYLADRIVVMTYRPGTVKRDILVDLPRLRDPSAADFNALKRELGQLVMEEQQRHHNDELRLAAVD, from the coding sequence ATGGGCAGGGATACGGACGATGCGCACATCACGATCGCGGGCGTGAGCAAGGTGTTCGCGACGGGCGGCCGGGAAGTCGTCGCGCTGAAGGACATCGATCTCGCCATTCCGCGCGGCCAGTTCGTCTGCCTGCTGGGGCCTTCCGGCTGCGGCAAGTCGACACTGCTCAACGCGGTGGCCGGCTTCGCGCCGCCGTCGTCCGGGCTGATCAGGGCGGATGGCCAGCTGGTCGTCGCGCCCGGCCCGGAGCGGGGGATGGTGTTCCAGGAATACGCGCTGTTCCCGTGGATGACGGTCGAGGACAATGTCGCCTTCGGCCTGGAGATCAAGGGCCAGCCGAAGGAGCGCATCCGCGCTACCGTCGACAAGCTGCTGGCGATGCTGTCGCTGTCCGACTTCCGGCAGCGCTATCCGAAGGACCTGTCGGGCGGCATGCGGCAGCGCGTGGCGATCGCCCGCGTGCTGGCGCTCGATTCGCCGATCATGCTGATGGACGAACCGTTCGGCGCGCTCGACGCGCTCACGCGCCGCAACCTGCAGGACGAGCTGCTGCGCATCTGGTTCGAGCTGAAGAAGACGATCATTTTCGTCACGCACTCGATCGAGGAAGCGATCTACCTCGCCGACCGCATCGTGGTGATGACCTACCGCCCCGGCACGGTCAAGCGCGACATCCTCGTCGACCTGCCGCGGCTGCGCGACCCGTCCGCCGCCGATTTCAACGCGCTCAAGCGCGAACTGGGCCAGCTCGTGATGGAAGAGCAGCAGCGCCATCACAACGACGAGCTGCGCCTCGCCGCGGTGGACTAG
- a CDS encoding ABC transporter permease — MARIDWREAGIGLVVPVAVVAVWQLASSQGWVNPQVLPSPWAVVTKWVEYLLPLQPHDPATQSWLAWAFSGELIHDSLGSLYRVVVGFLIGAGLALPIGLSMGASPRVYAWLNPLVQLLRPIPPIAYIPLSILWFGLGNPPAIFLIALGAFFPVLMNTIAGVRQVDGIYIRAARNLGASGSTMFVRVMLPAAVPYILSGVRIGIGTAFIVVIVAEMIAVSNGLGFRITEAREYFWSDKIIAGMFTIGIIGLAIDVGVNRLNNHLLRWHRGLEN, encoded by the coding sequence ATGGCGCGGATCGACTGGCGCGAAGCGGGCATCGGCCTGGTGGTACCGGTGGCCGTGGTCGCCGTGTGGCAGCTGGCGTCGAGCCAGGGCTGGGTCAATCCCCAGGTGCTGCCATCGCCGTGGGCGGTGGTGACGAAATGGGTCGAATACCTGCTGCCGCTGCAGCCGCACGATCCGGCCACGCAATCGTGGCTGGCGTGGGCGTTCTCCGGGGAGCTGATCCACGATTCGCTCGGCTCTCTATATAGAGTGGTGGTCGGTTTCCTGATCGGCGCCGGGCTGGCGCTGCCGATCGGGCTGTCGATGGGTGCCAGCCCGCGCGTGTATGCGTGGTTGAATCCCCTGGTGCAGCTGCTGCGGCCGATTCCTCCGATCGCCTACATCCCCCTGTCGATCCTGTGGTTCGGGCTCGGCAACCCGCCGGCCATTTTCCTGATCGCGCTGGGCGCGTTCTTCCCCGTGCTGATGAACACGATCGCCGGCGTGCGGCAGGTCGATGGCATCTATATCCGCGCGGCGCGCAACCTGGGCGCTTCGGGCAGCACGATGTTCGTGCGCGTGATGCTGCCGGCGGCCGTGCCGTACATCCTCTCCGGCGTGCGGATCGGCATCGGTACCGCGTTCATCGTCGTCATCGTGGCCGAGATGATCGCCGTGAGTAATGGATTGGGCTTCCGCATCACCGAGGCGCGCGAATATTTTTGGTCCGACAAGATCATCGCCGGCATGTTCACGATCGGGATCATCGGGCTCGCCATCGACGTGGGCGTGAACCGCCTGAACAACCACCTGCTGCGCTGGCACCGCGGCCTGGAGAACTGA
- a CDS encoding sigma-54-dependent transcriptional regulator, with amino-acid sequence MSSSPRGSPRVLVVDDEDDLRDLLEITLLKMGLDVDGAADLARARALLAAHDYDLVLTDMRLPDGLGLELVREIGAAGRNLPVAVVTAFGSAENAVVALKAGAFDYVTKPVQLDQLRLMVQSALKLAAPAGPAAPRAEPVDSRLKGQSAAMQALRAQIARLARSMAPIAITGESGSGKELAAREIHAQGARADKPFIAVNCGAIPEALMEAEFFGYRKGAFTGAADERDGFFQAANGGTLMLDEVADLPLAMQVKLLRAIQERRVRKIGATAEEPVDVRIVSATHQDLARCVEQGRFRQDLFYRLNVIELSLPPLRDRLDDLPVLIDAILVRLSAAGGQPAVLGPGVLDALRGYSFPGNVRELENILERALAFSNDGVIDAADLALKGAKRVEAPAAAVPALSAAASAAVPAAPAPLPDAALSMPAGAQAGERSGERMPPLPDLSVLPSNLPAYLERVEREILLRALAQTQYNRTQAAQLLGISFRQLRYQMQKLGIQEPEG; translated from the coding sequence ATGAGCTCTTCCCCCCGCGGTTCCCCGCGCGTGCTGGTGGTCGACGATGAAGACGACCTGCGCGACCTGCTGGAAATCACGCTGCTGAAGATGGGCCTGGACGTGGACGGCGCCGCCGACCTGGCGCGCGCCCGCGCGCTGCTGGCCGCGCACGACTATGACCTGGTGCTGACCGACATGCGCCTGCCGGACGGGCTGGGGCTGGAACTGGTGCGGGAAATCGGCGCCGCCGGCCGCAACCTGCCGGTGGCCGTGGTGACGGCGTTCGGCAGCGCGGAAAATGCCGTGGTGGCGCTGAAGGCCGGCGCGTTCGACTACGTGACCAAGCCGGTGCAGCTCGACCAGTTGCGCCTGATGGTGCAGTCGGCCCTGAAACTGGCGGCGCCCGCCGGCCCCGCCGCGCCCCGCGCGGAACCGGTGGACAGCCGCCTGAAAGGGCAATCGGCGGCGATGCAGGCGCTGCGCGCCCAGATCGCCCGGCTGGCCCGGTCGATGGCGCCGATCGCGATCACCGGCGAATCGGGCTCGGGGAAGGAACTGGCCGCCCGCGAAATCCACGCGCAGGGCGCGCGCGCCGACAAGCCGTTCATCGCCGTGAACTGCGGCGCGATTCCCGAAGCGCTGATGGAAGCCGAGTTCTTCGGCTACCGCAAGGGCGCCTTCACCGGCGCGGCGGACGAGCGCGACGGCTTCTTCCAGGCCGCCAACGGCGGCACGCTGATGCTCGACGAAGTGGCCGACCTGCCGCTGGCGATGCAGGTCAAGCTGCTGCGCGCCATCCAGGAACGGCGCGTGCGCAAGATCGGCGCCACCGCCGAGGAACCGGTGGACGTGCGGATCGTCAGCGCCACCCACCAGGACCTGGCGCGCTGCGTGGAGCAGGGCAGGTTCCGGCAAGACCTGTTCTACCGGCTCAACGTGATCGAACTGTCGCTGCCGCCGCTGCGCGACCGGCTCGACGACCTGCCGGTACTGATCGATGCGATCCTGGTCCGCCTGTCCGCCGCCGGCGGGCAGCCGGCCGTGCTGGGCCCGGGCGTGCTCGATGCGCTGCGCGGCTACAGTTTCCCCGGCAATGTGCGCGAGCTGGAAAACATCCTGGAACGGGCATTGGCGTTTTCCAACGACGGCGTGATCGACGCGGCCGACCTGGCGCTGAAGGGCGCGAAGCGGGTGGAAGCACCCGCTGCGGCCGTCCCGGCTTTATCCGCGGCTGCATCCGCGGCAGTTCCAGCGGCGCCGGCCCCGCTGCCGGATGCGGCATTGTCCATGCCGGCCGGGGCGCAAGCCGGGGAGCGCAGCGGCGAGCGGATGCCGCCGCTGCCGGATCTGTCTGTGCTGCCGTCGAACCTGCCTGCGTATCTCGAGCGGGTCGAGCGCGAGATCCTCCTGCGCGCCCTCGCGCAAACGCAGTACAACCGCACCCAGGCCGCGCAACTGCTCGGCATCAGCTTCCGGCAATTGCGCTACCAGATGCAGAAACTGGGCATCCAGGAGCCGGAGGGCTGA
- a CDS encoding cytochrome C assembly family protein, with protein MQTIFLIAAALLYIVCAVLPAAKARQIAAVTSLAWLVHGAGLWMDVVVPGSLRLGFAAMLSSALWISVGAYWIENRNFALDGLRRMVMPCAAIACALQALFPGALIALAGRTPMFGWHIAVATLAYSTLTIAAFHAVLMALQESRLHTRSEQVTFLSAALDQLPALLTMEKLLFRLIGFGFVLLSLTVLSGIVFSEQLFGQALKWDHKSVFTLLSWILFAALLAGRRFRGWRGKTALSFTLAGFATLLLAYVGSRFVLEVVLHRGFA; from the coding sequence ATGCAGACCATTTTCTTGATCGCAGCAGCGCTGCTGTATATCGTGTGCGCCGTCCTGCCTGCCGCGAAGGCCAGGCAGATCGCCGCCGTCACGTCGCTGGCCTGGCTGGTGCATGGCGCGGGGCTGTGGATGGATGTCGTGGTGCCCGGCTCGCTGCGCCTCGGCTTCGCGGCGATGCTGTCGTCCGCGCTGTGGATCTCGGTGGGTGCCTACTGGATCGAAAACCGCAACTTCGCGCTCGATGGCCTGCGCCGCATGGTGATGCCGTGCGCCGCCATCGCGTGCGCGCTGCAGGCGCTGTTCCCGGGTGCGCTGATCGCGCTGGCCGGCCGCACGCCGATGTTCGGCTGGCACATCGCGGTCGCCACGCTGGCCTACAGCACGCTGACGATCGCCGCGTTCCACGCGGTGCTGATGGCATTGCAGGAATCGCGCCTGCACACCCGCTCCGAGCAGGTCACGTTCCTCTCCGCCGCGCTGGACCAGCTGCCGGCGCTGCTGACGATGGAAAAGCTGCTGTTCCGCCTGATCGGCTTCGGCTTCGTGCTGCTCAGCCTTACTGTCCTGTCCGGCATCGTGTTTTCCGAACAGCTGTTCGGGCAGGCGCTGAAGTGGGATCATAAGTCCGTCTTCACGCTGCTGTCGTGGATCCTGTTCGCGGCGCTGCTGGCCGGCCGGCGCTTCCGCGGCTGGCGCGGCAAGACGGCGCTGTCGTTTACGCTGGCGGGATTCGCCACCTTGCTGCTGGCCTATGTCGGCAGCCGTTTTGTCCTGGAAGTAGTGCTACACCGAGGTTTCGCATGA
- a CDS encoding ribonucleotide-diphosphate reductase subunit beta — MLNWEDDVAKPVAAPAVALGAAEPEASAELVAKRVNADDKRIINGKTDVNQLVPFKYKWAWDKYLAGCANHWMPQEVNMQRDIELWKNPNGLSEDERRLVKRNLGFFVTADSLAANNIVLGTYRHITAPECRQYLLRQAFEEAIHTHAYQYIVESLGLDEQEIFNAYNEVKSIRDKDQFLIPFIDTLTDPAFTTGTIENDQKLLKSLIVFACLMEGLFFYVGFTQILALGRQNKMTGAAEQYQYILRDESMHCNFGIDLINTIKLENPQLWTPQFRDEINALFLEAVELEYRYAEDTMPRGVLGLNASMFKGYLRFIANRRAAQIGLEPMFDQDENPFPWMSEMIDLKKERNFFETRVTEYQTGGALNWD; from the coding sequence ATGTTGAACTGGGAAGATGACGTGGCCAAGCCCGTCGCAGCGCCTGCCGTGGCCCTTGGCGCGGCCGAGCCGGAAGCCAGCGCCGAGCTGGTCGCCAAGCGCGTGAACGCGGACGACAAGCGCATCATCAACGGCAAGACGGACGTCAACCAGCTGGTGCCGTTCAAGTACAAGTGGGCATGGGACAAGTACCTGGCCGGCTGCGCCAACCACTGGATGCCGCAGGAAGTGAACATGCAGCGCGACATCGAGCTGTGGAAGAACCCGAACGGCCTGTCCGAGGACGAGCGCCGCCTGGTCAAGCGCAACCTGGGCTTCTTCGTCACGGCCGACTCCCTGGCCGCCAACAACATCGTGCTGGGCACCTACCGCCACATCACGGCCCCGGAATGCCGCCAGTACCTGCTGCGCCAGGCGTTCGAGGAAGCGATCCACACGCACGCCTACCAGTACATCGTGGAATCGCTGGGCCTGGATGAGCAGGAAATCTTCAACGCCTACAACGAAGTCAAGTCGATCCGCGACAAGGACCAGTTCCTGATCCCGTTCATCGACACGCTGACCGATCCGGCCTTCACCACCGGCACGATCGAGAACGACCAGAAGCTGCTGAAATCGCTGATCGTGTTCGCCTGCCTGATGGAAGGCCTGTTCTTCTACGTGGGCTTCACGCAGATCCTGGCGCTGGGCCGCCAGAACAAGATGACCGGCGCCGCCGAGCAGTACCAGTACATCCTGCGCGACGAATCGATGCACTGCAACTTCGGCATCGACCTGATCAACACGATCAAGCTGGAAAACCCGCAGCTGTGGACGCCGCAGTTCCGCGACGAGATCAACGCGCTGTTCCTGGAAGCCGTGGAACTCGAGTACCGCTACGCCGAAGACACGATGCCGCGCGGCGTGCTGGGCCTGAACGCCTCCATGTTCAAGGGCTACCTGCGCTTCATCGCCAACCGCCGCGCCGCGCAGATCGGCCTGGAGCCAATGTTCGACCAGGACGAGAACCCGTTCCCGTGGATGAGCGAGATGATCGACCTGAAGAAGGAACGCAACTTCTTCGAGACGCGCGTGACCGAGTACCAGACGGGTGGGGCGCTGAACTGGGATTGA
- a CDS encoding sensor histidine kinase: MGGIAPDTASPLPGLSPAARETFWRSLQTLNGTRVVIALVLLVYLSFDSRGPHSTGDFLYAQTCAAYLFLAIVFALTAAWWRRRFLLQLLSQVACDLVVISLLYTAAGGVRSGLAILYLFPLAGSAILAPLMLALFWAALASLFMLGESIWRAVADGGDMAVLQAGLYGAAFFSAVLVVNRMAARLINQEELAVQRGIEIGVQQAVNRLVMSQAEDGIMVVGPDGELLAGNPAARRMLGLPGTLGMRLGAMSSLHPVALAYEDWRADPARHTVYVTIKPSTAPALQDMATAWSARADLAAHLKVRFAAAETLEHGTERNVIFLQDVSAIENQAQQLKLASMGRLTASIAHEVRNPLSAIGHANSLLAEDLVTPVHLRLLKIIGDNVARVNRMVEDILQLSRKAHVHGEPLALAAFVAELKAEFDETNRLDPQVLDIARVAGVMVRFDPLHLREVLVNLLGNAIRYASRKPSSIRLFVVAVPGRPPELHVQDDGPGITTDVRAHLFEPFYTTSSKGTGLGLYLARELCLNNEAMLDYEYRFDTGPVAAPVSSGRFVITFAHPSRESNA, from the coding sequence ATGGGCGGCATCGCGCCTGACACGGCAAGCCCGCTGCCGGGCTTGTCGCCCGCGGCCCGCGAAACGTTCTGGCGCTCGCTGCAGACGCTCAACGGCACGCGCGTGGTCATCGCGCTCGTGCTGCTGGTCTACCTGAGCTTCGACAGCCGCGGCCCGCACTCCACCGGCGACTTCCTGTACGCGCAAACCTGCGCGGCCTACCTGTTCCTGGCGATCGTGTTCGCGCTGACGGCCGCCTGGTGGCGCCGGCGCTTCCTGCTGCAGCTGCTGTCCCAGGTCGCCTGCGACCTCGTCGTGATTTCGCTGTTGTATACGGCGGCCGGCGGCGTGCGCAGCGGGCTGGCGATCCTGTACCTGTTCCCGCTGGCCGGCTCGGCCATCCTGGCGCCGCTGATGCTGGCGCTTTTCTGGGCCGCGCTGGCATCGCTGTTCATGCTGGGCGAGAGCATCTGGCGCGCGGTGGCCGACGGCGGCGACATGGCCGTGCTGCAGGCCGGCCTGTACGGCGCGGCGTTCTTTTCCGCCGTGCTGGTGGTGAACCGCATGGCGGCCAGGCTGATCAACCAGGAAGAGCTGGCCGTGCAGCGCGGCATCGAGATCGGCGTGCAGCAGGCCGTCAACCGGCTGGTGATGTCGCAGGCGGAGGATGGCATCATGGTGGTCGGGCCCGATGGCGAACTGCTGGCCGGCAACCCGGCCGCGCGCCGGATGCTGGGCCTGCCCGGCACGCTGGGCATGCGGCTGGGCGCCATGTCGTCGCTGCACCCGGTGGCGCTGGCCTACGAGGACTGGCGCGCCGACCCGGCCCGCCACACCGTGTATGTGACGATCAAGCCCTCCACCGCCCCCGCGCTGCAGGACATGGCCACCGCGTGGAGCGCGCGCGCCGACCTGGCAGCGCACCTGAAAGTGCGCTTCGCCGCCGCCGAAACGCTGGAACACGGCACCGAACGCAACGTGATTTTCCTGCAGGACGTGTCGGCGATCGAAAACCAGGCGCAGCAACTGAAGCTGGCATCGATGGGCCGGCTCACCGCCAGCATCGCGCACGAGGTGCGCAACCCGCTGTCGGCGATCGGGCATGCCAATTCGCTGCTGGCCGAGGACCTCGTCACGCCGGTGCACCTGCGCCTGCTGAAGATCATCGGCGACAACGTGGCCCGCGTGAACCGGATGGTGGAGGATATCCTGCAACTGTCGCGCAAGGCGCATGTGCATGGCGAGCCGCTGGCGCTGGCCGCGTTCGTGGCCGAGCTGAAGGCGGAATTCGACGAGACCAACCGGCTCGACCCGCAGGTGCTCGACATCGCCCGCGTCGCCGGGGTGATGGTGCGCTTCGATCCGCTGCACCTGCGCGAAGTGCTGGTGAACCTGCTCGGCAATGCGATCCGCTATGCCAGCCGCAAGCCATCGTCGATCCGCCTGTTCGTGGTGGCGGTGCCGGGCCGCCCGCCGGAGCTGCACGTGCAGGACGACGGGCCCGGCATCACGACCGACGTGCGCGCCCACCTGTTCGAACCGTTCTACACTACCTCGTCGAAAGGCACCGGCCTGGGCCTGTACCTGGCGCGGGAGCTGTGCCTGAACAACGAGGCGATGCTCGATTACGAATACCGCTTCGACACCGGCCCGGTGGCCGCGCCGGTTTCCAGCGGCCGGTTCGTCATCACGTTCGCGCACCCGTCGCGAGAAAGCAACGCATGA